cCTCTAATAACATagtactttctttttttttcttggtgcttaattataaatgtgttaaaatcatttattaaaaataaaaaataattttaaaatattaattacaaatatttaatggttatatttaaataattaaaatatagtttatatattctaattaaattttataaataattaatatttattgcttaaaatatttaaaatttatatttaatatattaaaatattaacaacaagttataataatttttatattcttactaaaatataataatattaattaatttaaatattatttaaatgcatatttgttacttgataataacatgtctaaaataaatattttatttctcaaaagtactttttgacagcaatgctaaacattcaaattttaaatcaaacttttcaaaaacatttctcaaaaatatttttccacaacacttttcaaaagaaatgaagaacTGGCACGTTTTAGTGGGTCTAGAAGCAGCAGGCATGTAACCTAACCTCTAAAACGgaaatttatgatttagtccctttaagacctgtaattttgtatattaataCATCTTATTCTAGCTTGCACTTATTTtggcatttaaaaaaaacacatgtTTTAGAGCAGCCAATATCTAGATGCCAAGTGGTATCtgcaaaagaataaaataggaACATCCGCATTTGATTGCTCGCCGTCCGGACAGATTATCCACgtaagataaaattgaattcttgTCCTAAAATCTCAGGTTTGTCTCGAgatcttatttattttacaaaaataacctaaataaataaataattaattaaattaaattaaattttcgttTTCCACCAACCTAAACACAGTCACCATCAGAAAACAAACTCAAATCATTCAAcagaaaattaaagaagaaaaacagaaaataaaaaaaaagttcagaATCATAAGAGGGACatacttttttttgttgttgttgttaaaggTAAGTATTTTAATCACTCGTCTTTTGGTAAtgctttttctttcattttttgggGGTTTGATTTAGGTCTGGAATGAAAATTCCTGTAAATAGAATTCTTTCATTTAAACTGTGATTACAATTTTGTTTTGGGGGAGGAGTTTGGGTCTTACCCGTTTCCCCCTCATTTCATGGATTTAATAAATTGGATCATATTGGTTTTTGAGATGAAGTTTAGTGAAATTCAGAACCGGTAACTTTCAAtaccatttcttttatgtttctatgtttaataattattattggtTGGGTTGATAGAATTCCTTCGCATTGGTTTCTGAGATCAAGTTTACTGAAAAGGAATAATgggtttttgttattttaaggATTGATGTAGAAAAAGTTTCAATTCTTGCTACATTGTTTTAGCAGAATTCAATCACTTTGGTTAAAGGagcattttttttttccattttaatctGGCATTAAGTTTGTGTATTTTCATGATTAGtgattttttactcaaaaatggAGAATTGAGTCATTGGTTTTTGTTTATACAATCTGAAGTTCCTAAGTGCAaatatggaaaaagaaaatagttaTAATCTTTGTTTAAAGTGTTTTGGAGAAagaattttcttactttttcttttttttcattctgtAACAGAAGTTAATCACACTGGTTTTGGTGAACAGTTTGGAGTGTGAAGAGCTTTGGAGAGCTGTGTTTTTGgtatatatgtttgatttttagCCAATATTCGTAGTACTCTTTGTTTAAAATGGAGAATTGTGTTATTGGCTTTGCTTCTGAATTGCCATAGCAAGAAAAATGTTCCATTTTGTATAGTTTTTGGGAAGGACAATATTGTGGGTGGTTGAGTGAATGAGACTTTGAAAGGAAATGAGTGAGGAATTTGGGGTTGGATTTGAGATACAATGACTGGAGTGTCATTGGGTGTACGTATGTGGAGTTATGGGACATTGCCGGACATCAATGGTGTTATTCCTGGGGATGAAAAGTTATTGCAGTCCAAATCTTTGGTCAATGTACGAAAGAATTCAACCAAGATGTTTTCAGGTTTTAGAGAAAAGGAGAGGTCTCTCCCCTTGGTTTGGTGCCGGTGTCTTGGTTGTCGGAAGTTTTCCATGCTGCTTCTGATTGCCTTTGCCCTTTTGGTCTTTGTCTTGGGTTCTTTAGCAGTGGACAAAGGTTTGTCCCTTTTTCTGTTATTCTTGGTTCTAGGTTCTAATTGGATTCTTGGATCTTGATTGGTAAAGTGTTAAGTTTTGTGACTTTTATTTCTCAGCATGGTAATTTGATTGAAGcaataattattcatattttctGGTTTGTGTTTTGTATGATTGATGAACCAGAAACCATTAGTCTGAATGTTGATCAACAGATTGGAACTCTAAGCATGGTTCTTCCTTATGGGAATGGTGCCCCAAGCAATCCTGGAGCTTCATGGATCTTTGGCAAGAAAGATAAGCagaaagatgaaaattatttaGTGGCAAACATTCTGAACGAAGACGATGAAAATAGATTTCGAATTATTGGTTCCAAAGGTGCAAGTGTTTTACCATCAAACCATCCATGCGCGAAGTTCACATTTCCTCCTCCGCCTCCACCTAATCTTAGACGGATTGGACCTCGCCGTAAGTTTCAGTTCATTCTTCTTGTTCTCATCATCAGAGTGGCATTAAATATTGGAATTTGGCACTTGGAtgtattttattgtttgtttctCACGAATGCATTAGATGCAGTAGTTCGAGACAGTAGGAAACATGTTTGTTTAAGAATAGCATAATATATTACCAGAAAACCATTGGATTTTTATTTCTGtgccttttctttttaagatcATAATTACTATTGCACCAAAATTAACTGATCCAAGCATAATCATAAGaatgaaataacattttcttATCTTGTAATCAGTGTGTCAATTTGTTCGTCGCTTTTATTATTGCTCGTCCCTTTTTCAGCATGTACAGTATGTTACCTCCCTGTGGATCAGGCTATCGCTAGCATGCCAAGCTCCCCCTCAGCATCTCCAGTGCTTCAAAATTTGACATATGTTCACGaagaaaatccaataaaaacTGAACCACATGGGGGCTCTGACTTTGGTGGATATCCTTCTATAAAGCAGAGAAGCAATTCCTTTGATGTAAAAGAGTCAATGACAGTGCATTGCGGGTAGGTTTCACTCTCCTTTAGCATATTCTATGTGGACATTTCAGGTTGATACTTGTGCAGTTCTCATGGCTTATATGGTGCATTTCAGtgattcaattaataatttttcttcataatATGCCCTATTCCTCtagtttctttttaatattagatttataTACTTTCTCTGTCAGATTTGTTAAGCGAAGTAAACCAGGCCTGCAGACTGGTTTCGACTTTGATGAGTCTGACGTTGCAGAGTTGCAGCAGTTCCATGACATCATTGTTGCATCGGCCATATTTGGTACTTTTAGGTGTTCAAGCTTCCACAAAAGCTTCTTGCTTTTATGCATGATTGATCCTTAtcattgctttatttatttttctctaggGAACTATGATGTAATACAACAGCCCAGGAACGTTAGTgaagaagcaaagaaaaatattcctttttacatGTTTATTGATGAAGAAACGGAGGcatatattaagaaaaaaagtattttgGACAGCAGTAAAAGGGTGGGATTGTGGAGAATTGTTGTTGTCCGCAATGTTCCTTACAGTGATGCAAGACGTAATGGGAAGGTTAGCACACTTCAGTTTGGTTAGTTTGCactttgattatatatatgtgtgtgtgaatttatgtatgtatgtatgtatgtatatacgcACTTCTGATCACTACTTGGAATTTTGGCAATCTGATTCATGTTTGAGCATTCATGAGATCATTGAAACTtagattagatatttatttctttttccttttttcttataTCAACAATATTAAATTCTGAATACATATGCAAGAAAGTAGGAATCACTATTGTTGAGTTCATTAAATCATTGTGCTTTTTGTGTATAACTTTACAATCTATTGCCTGGAATGTAAAGGCAGATTTTGCAATTTGATTCATTtgtattctttttttctctAGGGTCTAGGCTGCTAGAAGCTTAACATTCATCGTGTCTTAGTGTATTTCATTTTGCAGTTTGCTGTTATATGTGTTTCAGTTTTGTTTGGTTGTAATAGATAAACTGGAAGACGCCCATATCTTTAGGTGCAGAGATGCCTTCATAATTTTTGAAACTAGTACAACTGAACGTAATTTGAAAGTTAGTCCCTTACAGTTTTAGCAACAATGGTGAACTTGTCCTATGGTAGTTGAATTCACTTTCAATTTCAGAGACTGGATTTCTTCTTATAAAGCTTTTTGGACACTGCCAGAGCAAGGATGAGAAGAAAAGAGGTGGGGAGGGGATCGGGTTGTTGATTCTCATTTTTGTCtctgtttttcttcttcaaaatggacataaatttttttacttaaattcagAAATAAGTGTCATGACTAGGTTGTTCTTTGGTGACATTTCAGGAATAACTGGTGATTAATCCTTATCAGAAATTTCATAGGTTATCTACACTTAAAGGATTCTGAGTCTTTTTTACGTCACATGTATTTATGGCAGGTCCCGAAGCTTTTATTACATAGAATCTTCCCCAATGTTCGCTACTCTATATGGATTGATGGAAAGCTCCAGCTAGTTGTGGACCCTTACCAGATTCTTGAGAAGTAACCTTCATTTTGTGATTATATTTATATGCCACTGATTTTTAGAATTGGTTCTTAAATTAGATTATATGATTTCCTTTTTTTCATATGTACTGCATCTCTAAGTTATTATGAAACACCAGGGCTCATTGTCATTCAAGATTATTAACCAAAGTTTTGCTACATAGCTACTTAAGTATAACCATCACTGTGGTTTAATACTCTGTGTTAGTACAACGAGAGCATCTACAATGCAATCTCAAAATTATGATATCATATGTTGGTGATGCTATGGGAATGAACAGTTTGCTTCATCTTGTATTTGATATAAAGTCTTCATTAACCAAAAAGTTATGCGACTTTTGCTAGATTTATATCTTTGAACACTTATAAATGTTTGACATTATGATTTCTTGAGTTATTCTTTTGATTTAAGTATGGCAGAGAGAAAAGGCAGTACAACCCGAGGACTTAATTAAGGAAACTTGGTCCTTTATAAAGCTTTTGTAACTTAGTGAAGATGGTTAGTGAAGATGGCCTCCGGTTAGGCATAGTGATTTGCGGCAAGCATGCTTTAAAGTTGTCTTTAGATTTGAGggtataatttaacttttattttttcattaccttatttggtcatttttctTCTTAGATTCTTGTGGCGCCAAAATGCTAATTTTGCAATCTCAAGACACTACAGACGGTTTGATGTCTTTGTAGAGGCTGAAGCAAATAAAGCTGCCGGAAAATATGATAATTCCTCGATCGACGAGCAGGTGGATTTTTATAAACAAGAGGGTTTGACACCATATTCTGAGGCCAAGTTTCCGATAACCAGTGGTACGTACGGTATTTTAGGCAATTACTAATATGCACACACCTTTTCCTTCTAAGATATTTCAACCATTTCTCTATTAAAAATTCTAGCCTTTTGGTGTGTGACTGATTTCTTCAGATGTTCCCGAAGGTTGTGTACTCATAAAGGAACATATTCCGATCACAAATCTGTTTACCTGCCTGTGGTTCAATGAAGTTGATCGTTTTACATCCAGGGACCAGTTAAGCTTTGCGATGGTAAGAGATAAAATAATGGCAAAAGTTGATTGGAATATCAATATGTTCTTGGATTGTGAAAGACGCAATTTTGTCGTACAGGTATAAATATATCTCTCTCTTTATTCAATATTGGCATATTAACTTGATAGGATTATGAATCTAGATCGTTAAAactgattttttatattttattttaaccctCTATAATAGCTTTTCAGTTATAACAGAAACATCTATAGTTATGAAGGGTGTTCTTTACTAAATTAGTTCTCCATAACAACATATCGtctaaatttttaagtaaaactaTAGCTATTTCATATAAGCAAGCTAtcaattatcatttattaaataaacataattttaattgaaacattatttcaataaaatgattaaatttcatgtgaagaaattaattaatcttattttataaaatgaaaataatcttCAATGAGTGGGATTAAAGATCTCAATTCAATAAACTATTAAGTTCTCTAATTAAATACTCTACTATGAATTTGGAacatcataaatttataaattgattacttgaaTTCTATAActtatgataaattaattaatttaatttgataaatcattaattaattgaacttgttagatttatgaactttataattaatcacgtgaaagaatgtaaaataaaagatgcaTTCAAGCTACAATTCATGCACCTATTATacgttttttattttgttttgattctactttctttcattttttaatataatttttactttctttatttgaaggaaattgactatataaattctataataaACTTGCAACGATTTTCTCTCTATTACAGCATGCTGTTATAGGTGTATAACAGCCACCTCTCTGTAACAGACAAATGAGTTTGTTGTTGAGAGGGCTGACTGTATATTGTTATTCCAATTTTTTTCCAAGAGCGTTTGCAAAGAAGATTACATGCAAAGAAGAAGAcatgtttcaattatcttgctatgtaaaaaatcattttattagtgcttaattaaaaaattgaggCTTTTGATTGGATACAACGAACATTCTCGATATGTATGTGCTTGGATGGGGGCATTTACAGTTCCGATAGGTGCAAGTAATCTTCTTCAagtgattttttcttttttcttaacagaCATACCATAGAGATTTATTGGAGCAAATGCCTCCACCAGTTGCTAATATGATTCGACGCCCTCCAGCTTTGCCTAGTATGCGTAGAAGAACACCAGGGAAGAGGATTACCAGACGGAGATCCAGTTCAAGGCGTCACCGTAAGGCTGCTACTGGTAATAGAGATCAGTTTCTTTTAAGTACTTTCTGAGCCAAAGGGGGGTGGGGAGTGGGGAAGGCAATGTAGCTTTCTTGTTTTCGTTTTTCTTGaacaaaatcaaattgtttCTGATTGTCATCACGGAGTAGTAATAGTTAGATGATTCTAGGATcatttaaagagtaaattggtacTTCTTTTTTGTCTGAAATTTTGATATCTATTCTTTAATTGTTATACATCCTGATTGAGCTTAATCATACAAGCTGCTGTCATTTTCCTTGTATCTTTTGCATTCAACCTTGTTTGCCACTTCTTTGGGGGTCACGCCTTGCAATAATTTTCCATCTTGAACCCAAGGTTATACATTTGGTTGCAAGTGGAGAATAGAAAATGGGATGCAAATGATGAGATTTGTTGGACACCACTTGATTGTAATATTATGATCTTGTTTTGAAGGAAGTGAATTAAGAGTCTCCAGAAGGCAGATTTGATAATCTCTTGCTCATGCTAATATGCTGATAGACCATTGTAGAGTTTCCTGTAAAAGCCAGGCATAAATCTTGACCATTTTAGTCTATTCTTTCATTCACATGATCTAAAGGAGGTATATGACTactatttgataaatttacaagGACTTCAGCCCAAAGTGGAAATCTTTATCCTTTTAAGGTTTCAGCATGATTTAGGCGATTGTTTTCGGAAGCAGGCTGGCAGATTGGATTGAGAATCAATGGGAGTATCGGTCGGTAGAGAAGAGTTAAATTGATTGACCAGCAAAATCGGTACGAATGGTTAAATTGGGCCAAAAAACTAgttgaattaattttctttactttttttatttttttaatattataaatttttaataatttatttgattgaatcGATGACTTGACCAGTTAGACTAccgatttaattatgaaaaattgatTTAGACGGCGAATAATTCATAGGAATACGCATATTTGGTAAAAATTGAAGGCTTAATATACCATTTTGTACATGAGTTTGacacttttttttaatgtgataCGTGTTATTTTTTAGCCCAATTTGGTACTTAATATTtgtcaaaattatatatttttgcacCCAAAGATAATGGTGTCaactttttagtgttttatttggattttagggttgatttgatgaaagttaattgctaatattattaggtttgaattttcatgattttaataGAATATATTCAAtggtaattttgaatttatttgattttgcatttaatttgtcaaatacgGTTCATGACTTAATTTCGATTTTAGGGTTAGTTTGATAAAAGCTAATTACAAagctaattatgaattttcatcaaatcgaGTCTAAAACTCGgattaaacactaaaaagtaAACACTTCTACCTTCAGTgttaaaatctataattttgtcaaatacaactaccatataaaaaaaaacaatacaagtaccacattaaaaaaatgcaaaCTCAGGTACCATAGTATTCATTAAACCAAAATTGGGATGCAATTGAACATGAGGTTTAGTTAATTGGTTGGTAATTCAACTTCAAAATGTAATAGATTTAGACTTTGATTCTTGGTGACTTAaagcactaaattaataaacccAAACATTTTATTTACAAGAAAGCAAACATAATACGTCTTtgaattttaaccatttttatttttctgacaaATTTTTGTAATGAGATTTCCTTTTCCTTAATTGGATGGTAAGCATACAAAGTCTTTGAGCTCAAGGTTCTATTATCTTATACATCTAAAGAAAAAGGGATAATCtttgat
This sequence is a window from Gossypium raimondii isolate GPD5lz chromosome 5, ASM2569854v1, whole genome shotgun sequence. Protein-coding genes within it:
- the LOC105766514 gene encoding probable hexosyltransferase MUCI70 isoform X1; the protein is MTGVSLGVRMWSYGTLPDINGVIPGDEKLLQSKSLVNVRKNSTKMFSGFREKERSLPLVWCRCLGCRKFSMLLLIAFALLVFVLGSLAVDKETISLNVDQQIGTLSMVLPYGNGAPSNPGASWIFGKKDKQKDENYLVANILNEDDENRFRIIGSKGASVLPSNHPCAKFTFPPPPPPNLRRIGPRPCTVCYLPVDQAIASMPSSPSASPVLQNLTYVHEENPIKTEPHGGSDFGGYPSIKQRSNSFDVKESMTVHCGFVKRSKPGLQTGFDFDESDVAELQQFHDIIVASAIFGNYDVIQQPRNVSEEAKKNIPFYMFIDEETEAYIKKKSILDSSKRVGLWRIVVVRNVPYSDARRNGKVPKLLLHRIFPNVRYSIWIDGKLQLVVDPYQILEKFLWRQNANFAISRHYRRFDVFVEAEANKAAGKYDNSSIDEQVDFYKQEGLTPYSEAKFPITSDVPEGCVLIKEHIPITNLFTCLWFNEVDRFTSRDQLSFAMVRDKIMAKVDWNINMFLDCERRNFVVQTYHRDLLEQMPPPVANMIRRPPALPSMRRRTPGKRITRRRSSSRRHRKAATGNRDQFLLSTF
- the LOC105766514 gene encoding probable hexosyltransferase MUCI70 isoform X2 yields the protein MVLPYGNGAPSNPGASWIFGKKDKQKDENYLVANILNEDDENRFRIIGSKGASVLPSNHPCAKFTFPPPPPPNLRRIGPRPCTVCYLPVDQAIASMPSSPSASPVLQNLTYVHEENPIKTEPHGGSDFGGYPSIKQRSNSFDVKESMTVHCGFVKRSKPGLQTGFDFDESDVAELQQFHDIIVASAIFGNYDVIQQPRNVSEEAKKNIPFYMFIDEETEAYIKKKSILDSSKRVGLWRIVVVRNVPYSDARRNGKVPKLLLHRIFPNVRYSIWIDGKLQLVVDPYQILEKFLWRQNANFAISRHYRRFDVFVEAEANKAAGKYDNSSIDEQVDFYKQEGLTPYSEAKFPITSDVPEGCVLIKEHIPITNLFTCLWFNEVDRFTSRDQLSFAMVRDKIMAKVDWNINMFLDCERRNFVVQTYHRDLLEQMPPPVANMIRRPPALPSMRRRTPGKRITRRRSSSRRHRKAATGNRDQFLLSTF